GAGCTTTCCGTCGCCGTCCCAGTCGGTCATGATGTAGGTCCTGCGTCCGCTGCGTCCGGCTTCGCCGTCGTTGAGGCGCAGGAGGCCGTTCTCTTCCCCGGTGGGCTTGTGCTTGGAGTCGAAGCTGGAAAGGCCGCGCATCTTGAAGACCCGTTCGCCGGGAAGCACGCGGATGTTGCCGTCCTCATCGACGCTCTGGCGGTAGAGCGCGAGATAGCCCTCCGTGTCCACGGTGACGAGCGAGGGGCGTTCTTCGCCCGGCAAGTGCACGATCAACGGCGTGCAGCGCCACTGGACGACCAACTCGTCATCTTCGGGATCCCACCAGTTCCAGGCCGGTTTTTGCGGAGGGGTGTCACCCCAGTTGACACGCACGGGCATGGCTTCGGAGAGGCGGGGGAGCCCGTCCGGTCCGTTGCCGAGGTTTTTAAACCAGTAAATGTTGCCGGTGATCGTACTGACCATGATGTCGGGTTTTCCATCGCCGTCCCAGTCGCCGGTGGAGAGGTTGGTGTAGCCCCATTTGTATTCGGCGGGGCCCTGGATAGAACCGTTGGGACCGGCGATGAAGCGGATCGGCTCGCCTTCGGATTCGAGCAGGACGGGCTCGGCCCAGCGGGTCGGATCGCCGCCGAGGTTTTTAATAAAGCCAATCTCTCCGGCGGCGTTGCCGGTGATGATGTCTTCGCGTCCATCGTCGTCGAAATCAACGAGGGAAGGCGTCGTGAGCACGCCGAACATCACCTCGTCGGCCTGCTGGCGCAGCATGCGCGGGGGAAGGAACTCGGGCATGCCGTCAACGATGTTGCCCGTGTTTTCAAGCACGGCAACGAGGCCATCTTCCTGAGCAACGACGAGGTCGGTCAGGCCGTTGCCGTTCCAGTCGTAGCCCACGACCACGATCATGCACAAGGGCAGGGTAATGAGTTCTCCCTGATAACGCAGGCGCTTGCCCCGGGCGAACTTGGGCTGGTCGGCGGTACCGATATTCTCGAAGAAAGTCAGGCCATCGACAAACTCGCCGCAAATGAGGTGCTGTTTACCATCCTGGAGGAAGTCCGCGAAGACCGGGGAGGGCATCCCGTAAACGTCGAGCGGCACATCGTCGACCATCAGGCGCTCGGGGGCGGCGTAGCTGGGCTTGTCGTTCGTGCCCTCGTTGCGCAGCAGATAGACGTAACCGTGGAGAGGGCCGTTGGTCCAGCGGCCATTTTCGTCGTAAGCGTTGTCCCAGCCGTAGTCGGTCCAATCACCGACCCCGACAATGAGGTCCATGACGCCGTTTTTATCGTAATCGACGTAGCTCCATTGCTTCCCGCGGACGCGCCCGCTGGTCTGGTGGATGTCTTTCTCGTCTATACCGATATCAAGCTTTTGGGACTTTTTCGTGCCGCTCTTGAGAAAATCGGGGTACTCGACGCCCGCGCCCAGCACGCGCATGCTCCCGTCCGGCATGTAGGAGGGGGTGATGTCGTTGCGGCCGGGACCGATGTAAACAGCTTTCTTAAAAACATCCGCTCCGGTTTGCGGGTCTTTCTTTCCGGTGTTCTCAAAAAAATAAGTGCCCCGGTAGGGCGAGGCTCCACTGACGAGGACCAGGTCGGTCAGGCCGTTCCCGTTTACATCGTAAGGAAAGGGCCAGCCCCACAAGCCAACCCCGA
The DNA window shown above is from Ruficoccus amylovorans and carries:
- a CDS encoding FG-GAP repeat domain-containing protein, which encodes MIDLAKLKRLAPAIGLLGLALPQASAAEMPEADSPLQRLPYNAEEGQLADLGVGLWGWPFPYDVNGNGLTDLVLVSGASPYRGTYFFENTGKKDPQTGADVFKKAVYIGPGRNDITPSYMPDGSMRVLGAGVEYPDFLKSGTKKSQKLDIGIDEKDIHQTSGRVRGKQWSYVDYDKNGVMDLIVGVGDWTDYGWDNAYDENGRWTNGPLHGYVYLLRNEGTNDKPSYAAPERLMVDDVPLDVYGMPSPVFADFLQDGKQHLICGEFVDGLTFFENIGTADQPKFARGKRLRYQGELITLPLCMIVVVGYDWNGNGLTDLVVAQEDGLVAVLENTGNIVDGMPEFLPPRMLRQQADEVMFGVLTTPSLVDFDDDGREDIITGNAAGEIGFIKNLGGDPTRWAEPVLLESEGEPIRFIAGPNGSIQGPAEYKWGYTNLSTGDWDGDGKPDIMVSTITGNIYWFKNLGNGPDGLPRLSEAMPVRVNWGDTPPQKPAWNWWDPEDDELVVQWRCTPLIVHLPGEERPSLVTVDTEGYLALYRQSVDEDGNIRVLPGERVFKMRGLSSFDSKHKPTGEENGLLRLNDGEAGRSGRRTYIMTDWDGDGKLDLLVNSVNVNFLKNVSETEGEWVFEDQGPISTRRLAGHSTTPGMGDWNGDGKQQLMIGAEDGFFYYFPDPADQRP